A window of the Lactuca sativa cultivar Salinas chromosome 5, Lsat_Salinas_v11, whole genome shotgun sequence genome harbors these coding sequences:
- the LOC111910039 gene encoding pentatricopeptide repeat-containing protein At3g23020, whose protein sequence is MFVKLQHLDTNCIPVLHPVKTSNSNINGGVSLPLPCHRTEREFEQLIKKHKIPPQKQLDFDKRTVFRKPKSNPDGLVQNPERKKGTIEKDKVVKRRVWSRRDTLEKEKLQNKCTTELVNGNEAVKKVHANCSTKVVPENGVVKKEHTKCSAKWARYGGCIPAMLDTLERVTNLDEAFKPWELSLSNKERTIILKEQKSWQRAMEIFNWFKKKGCYELNVIHYNIMIRILGKAERWEELEILLNEMEKNRIEPINSTYGTLMDVYSKGGFREKAMQFLDIMNKKEIESDEVTMGIVLQMYKTSGQFEKAIEFFKKWSTGKSVSLSSYTYNTLIDIYGKAGRLEDASQTFDEMLKRGIVQNTITFNSMIHMFGDHGQLDKVESLIQKMEQFQCLPDTRTYNILISMHTKHDNIVVATKYFKKMKDSSLMPDIVSYRTLLYAYSIRQMVDEAEKLMREMDDRGLEIDEYTQSSITRMYIEAGMLKRAWLWFKRFHISGKMTPDCYSAIIDAFGSRGHVPEAEEVFKCCQEQRNPKVLEYNVMIKTYGVNKRYDDVYRLIDRMEDHGVTPDICSYNSVIQMLAADDRPKTAAFYLRKMRDSGFVTDCVPYCAVISGFVKLGEVGPAIEVYNEMIRSGIEPDVVVYGVLINTYADIGNVDEALRYVNAMEKRGLQMNSVICNSLIKLYTKVGCLREAEEAYFTLLLLSSDLDVYTSNCMIDLYTERSMVKPAEEIFEKLRKNGNANEFSYAMMLCMYKKIGNFEEAFEIAKKMRELGFLNDLLSYNHVLGLYALDGRFKEAVMIFKEMIESDVEPNDSSFKYLGVVLMKRGVPKNAILKLESMRKNDYQSGLEAWRVTIDLVFGMVYRDISD, encoded by the coding sequence ATGTTTGTCAAGCTTCAGCATTTAGATACAAATTGTATTCCAGTTCTCCATCCAGTCAAGACCTCAAATTCCAACATCAATGGCGGAGTTTCACTTCCTCTTCCATGCCACCGTACTGAAAGAGAATTTGAACAACTCATCAAGAAACACAAAATTCCACCTCAAAAACAATTAGATTTTGACAAAAGAACTGTTTTTCGTAAACCAAAGTCGAACCCAGATGGTTTAGTTCAAAACCCAGAGAGAAAAAAGGGTACAATTGAGAAGGATAAGGTCGTGAAGAGAAGAGTATGGTCAAGAAGGGATACGCTAGAGAAGGAGAAGTTGCAGAACAAGTGTACGACGGAATTGGTGAATGGGAATGAGGCGGTGAAAAAAGTGCACGCCAACTGTTCGACGAAAGTCGTGCCTGAGAATGGGGTGGTGAAGAAAGAGCACACCAAGTGTTCGGCGAAATGGGCAAGGTACGGAGGGTGTATTCCTGCTATGTTAGACACTCTGGAAAGAGTTACCAATTTGGACGAAGCCTTTAAGCCATGGGAGCTGAGTTTGAGTAACAAAGAAAGAACCATAATCTTAAAGGAGCAAAAATCTTGGCAAAGAGCCATGGAGATTTTCAACTGGTTCAAGAAGAAAGGCTGCTACGAGTTGAATGTAATCCATTACAACATAATGATCAGAATCCTCGGCAAAGCTGAAAGATGGGAAGAACTCGAAATCTTGCTGAACGAAATGGAGAAAAACAGAATCGAACCCATCAATTCAACATACGGAACTTTAATGGACGTTTACAGTAAAGGTGGGTTTCGGGAAAAAGCAATGCAATTCTTAGATATAATGAACAAGAAAGAAATAGAATCCGATGAAGTCACCATGGGAATCGTTCTTCAAATGTACAAAACCTCTGGACAATTTGAAAAAGCCATAGAATTCTTCAAAAAATGGTCAACTGGGAAAAGTGTTTCTTTAAGCTCGTATACATACAACACCTTGATTGATATATATGGGAAAGCTGGAAGACTTGAAGATGCATCCCAGACGTTCGATGAAATGCTCAAAAGAGGTATTGTCCAAAATACTATAACCTTTAATTCAATGATTCATATGTTCGGTGACCATGGCCAATTAGATAAAGTTGAATCATTGATTCAAAAAATGGAACAATTTCAATGCCTACCCGATACTAGAACGTATAATATCCTTATCTCAATGCATACAAAGCACGATAACATCGTTGTAGCAACCAAGTATTTCAAAAAGATGAAAGATTCATCTCTTATGCCCGATATTGTGAGTTATCGTACCCTTTTATATGCTTATTCCATAAGACAAATGGTCGATGAAGCCGAAAAACTCATGAGGGAAATGGATGATAGAGGTCTTGAAATCGATGAATACACACAATCTTCGATTACTAGAATGTATATAGAGGCGGGGATGCTTAAAAGGGCATGGTTATGGTTCAAACGGTTTCATATTTCGGGGAAAATGACTCCGGATTGTTACTCGGCAATTATCGATGCTTTTGGATCACGTGGGCATGTTCCCGAAGCCGAAGAAGTTTTCAAATGTTGTCAagaacaaagaaaccctaaagtTCTTGAGTATAATGTTATGATTAAAACATATGGTGTTAACAAAAGATATGATGATGTTTATCGGTTAATTGATCGTATGGAGGACCACGGTGTGACACCGGATATTTGCAGTTATAATTCGGTTATCCAAATGTTGGCGGCCGATGACCGTCCGAAAACCGCCGCTTTCTATTTAAGAAAAATGCGCGATTCCGGATTCGTAACCGACTGCGTACCGTATTGCGCGGTGATCTCGGGATTCGTGAAATTAGGCGAAGTGGGGCCCGCTATCGAAGTATATAATGAAATGATTCGATCGGGAATCGAACCGGATGTTGTCGTGTACGGTGTTTTGATAAACACGTACGCGGATATCGGAAACGTTGATGAGGCGTTAAGGTACGTGAACGCGATGGAAAAACGCGGTTTGCAGATGAATTCAGTTATTTGTAATTCTTTGATTAAGCTCTATACAAAAGTCGGGTGTTTAAGAGAAGCAGAAGAAGCGTATTTCACGCTTCTTCTGCTTTCCTCAGATTTAGATGTTTATACATCGAATTGTATGATCGATTTGTACACGGAACGGTCGATGGTGAAACCGGCGGAGGAAATTTTCGAGAAGTTACGAAAAAACGGGAACGCGAACGAGTTTTCGTACGCGATGATGTTGTGTATGTATAAAAAGATCGGGAATTTTGAGGAGGCGTTTGAGATTGCTAAAAAGATgagggaattagggtttttgaaTGATTTGTTGAGTTATAATCATGTTCTTGGATTGTATGCTTTGGATGGTAGGTTTAAGGAAGCGGTGATGATTTTTAAGGAGATGATTGAATCGGATGTTGAACCGAATGATTCGAGTTTTAAATATCTTGGAGTTGTTCTTATGAAACGTGGGGTCCCAAAAAACGcgattttgaagcttgaaagtATGCGAAAAAATGATTATCAAAGTGGTTTGGAGGCGTGGCGGGTGACTATTGATTTGGTTTTTGGTATGGTTTATCGTGATATTagtgattaa